In Candidatus Sulfurimonas marisnigri, a single genomic region encodes these proteins:
- a CDS encoding hemerythrin domain-containing protein yields the protein MSTIKEYLSADHKRCDELFANMEDAVANSIESAKEAYELFAGETERHFQMEERVMFLEFETKTGMTQGPTAMMRMEHTQMRNLINDMGLAIENKNKDKFFSNSETLMILMQQHNMKEEQMLYTMAQQHLSAESDSIVDMMQSMVVEK from the coding sequence ATGAGTACAATAAAAGAGTATTTAAGTGCAGATCATAAACGTTGCGATGAGCTGTTTGCTAACATGGAAGATGCAGTTGCAAACTCAATAGAAAGTGCGAAAGAAGCTTATGAGCTTTTTGCAGGAGAGACTGAGAGACACTTTCAAATGGAAGAGCGTGTTATGTTCTTAGAGTTCGAGACAAAAACCGGAATGACACAAGGTCCAACTGCTATGATGAGAATGGAACACACTCAAATGAGAAACTTAATTAATGATATGGGTTTAGCGATTGAGAACAAAAATAAAGATAAATTTTTCTCAAACAGTGAAACTCTCATGATATTGATGCAGCAGCACAATATGAAAGAGGAACAGATGCTTTATACAATGGCTCAACAACACTTAAGTGCAGAGTCTGATAGCATAGTAGATATGATGCAATCCATGGTGGTTGAGAAGTAG
- the purQ gene encoding phosphoribosylformylglycinamidine synthase subunit PurQ — translation MKVSILQFPGTNCEYDTQHAFEELGATTEIVWHKAESIPSDTNLLVVAGGFSYGDYLRSGAIAKFSPVMKAVGEYAKNGGKVLGICNGFQVLTEAGLLPGALKRNEHLHFISKHHHLKIVNNENIFLENLNNNDVVNIPIAHHDGNYYIDQSGLKSLYDNNQVLLKYTDEKGEVKNPNGSVDSIAGICNKEKNVFGLMPHPERAMELILGSDDGIKMLQGFLKA, via the coding sequence ATGAAAGTATCTATACTTCAATTTCCTGGAACTAACTGTGAATATGATACGCAACATGCATTTGAAGAGCTTGGTGCAACTACAGAAATAGTATGGCACAAGGCTGAGTCAATACCTAGTGATACTAATCTTTTAGTAGTAGCCGGCGGCTTTAGCTATGGAGACTATCTGAGAAGTGGAGCAATTGCCAAATTTAGCCCTGTTATGAAAGCTGTAGGAGAATATGCTAAAAATGGTGGAAAAGTACTTGGTATATGCAATGGCTTTCAAGTTTTAACAGAAGCGGGGTTACTTCCTGGCGCTCTAAAGAGAAATGAGCATTTACACTTTATTTCTAAGCATCACCACCTAAAAATTGTAAATAATGAGAACATATTTTTAGAAAACCTAAACAATAATGATGTTGTTAATATTCCTATCGCCCACCATGATGGAAACTACTATATTGATCAAAGTGGTTTAAAAAGTTTATACGATAATAATCAGGTTCTTCTTAAATATACAGATGAAAAAGGAGAAGTAAAAAACCCCAATGGAAGCGTTGACTCTATTGCTGGTATTTGTAATAAAGAAAAAAATGTTTTTGGACTTATGCCTCATCCAGAGCGTGCAATGGAGCTGATATTAGGTAGTGACGATGGTATTAAAATGCTGCAAGGTTTCTTAAAAGCGTGA
- a CDS encoding 4Fe-4S dicluster domain-containing protein, giving the protein MQLGFLVDLHLCMGCKGCEIACKVENEVPLSTWRLRVKYVDVGTFPETKRTFTPLRCNHCENAPCERICPVSALHYLDNGIVNIDKERCIGCAGCVMACPYGAIYIDPQTQTADKCTYCAHRIASSMMPACVVACPVQANIFGDLDDPTSNISKYIMKNQGGVQVRKPEKGTNPHHYYVGGGNVGLNPLASHRVDGHSLFNKITTLPVGGHH; this is encoded by the coding sequence ATGCAATTAGGCTTCCTAGTTGATTTGCATCTGTGTATGGGATGTAAAGGGTGTGAAATCGCATGTAAGGTGGAAAATGAAGTTCCACTAAGTACATGGAGACTTCGTGTTAAATATGTAGACGTGGGAACTTTTCCAGAAACAAAAAGAACATTTACTCCACTTAGATGTAATCACTGTGAAAATGCACCATGTGAGAGAATTTGTCCTGTTAGTGCACTACACTATCTTGATAATGGTATTGTAAATATCGACAAAGAGCGTTGTATTGGTTGTGCGGGCTGTGTTATGGCTTGTCCTTATGGAGCAATTTATATTGATCCTCAAACGCAAACTGCTGATAAATGTACATACTGTGCTCACAGAATTGCATCTAGTATGATGCCAGCTTGTGTTGTTGCTTGTCCAGTTCAAGCAAATATCTTTGGTGACCTAGATGACCCTACTTCAAATATATCTAAGTATATAATGAAGAATCAAGGTGGAGTACAAGTGCGTAAACCTGAAAAGGGAACTAACCCTCATCACTATTATGTAGGTGGCGGTAATGTTGGTCTGAATCCACTTGCATCTCACAGAGTTGATGGACATTCACTATTTAACAAAATTACAACACTTCCTGTAGGAGGACACCACTAA
- the purS gene encoding phosphoribosylformylglycinamidine synthase subunit PurS — MTAIVNVSLKAGVLDSQGKAVHHALDSLHFNGVADVRVGKQIILKLNETDKTKAMADVKQMCEDLLANTVIEDYEIELV, encoded by the coding sequence ATGACAGCAATAGTAAATGTATCTTTAAAAGCAGGCGTTTTAGACTCTCAGGGCAAAGCGGTTCATCACGCTCTAGATTCTCTACACTTTAACGGTGTAGCTGATGTTCGTGTTGGAAAACAAATAATTCTTAAACTAAATGAAACTGATAAAACAAAAGCTATGGCTGATGTAAAACAGATGTGTGAAGACCTTTTGGCAAATACTGTAATCGAAGATTATGAGATAGAGCTAGTTTAA
- a CDS encoding thioredoxin family protein, whose translation MRKIFIYLLFVFSVGLSASEISWAKDFNEGMQEAARVNKPVLFVSSRHTCKYCVILEDTTFKDKEVIAELNKEFVSIVAYSDEQDYMPKELWQPGTPAIWFLYPNGQPMFQPLMGAVDAKNFLEALKIVKEDFNKRKNVK comes from the coding sequence ATGCGTAAAATTTTTATATATTTATTGTTTGTATTTTCGGTTGGACTAAGTGCATCAGAGATAAGTTGGGCAAAAGACTTTAACGAGGGAATGCAAGAGGCAGCAAGAGTTAATAAGCCTGTATTATTTGTTTCATCAAGACATACATGTAAGTATTGTGTTATTCTGGAAGATACTACATTTAAAGACAAAGAAGTTATAGCAGAGCTAAATAAAGAGTTCGTTTCAATCGTTGCATATAGTGATGAGCAGGATTATATGCCAAAAGAGTTATGGCAACCTGGAACACCAGCTATATGGTTTTTATATCCGAATGGACAACCAATGTTTCAGCCACTAATGGGTGCTGTTGATGCAAAGAATTTTTTAGAAGCATTAAAAATTGTAAAAGAAGATTTCAATAAAAGGAAAAATGTAAAATGA
- the hisD gene encoding histidinol dehydrogenase has protein sequence MIFTDSKSSNFRAEFEELLQRGKMDIAHVSAIVGNIISEIRTDKNKALKEHIAKFDNWTPIDDNDLKISTESMRTAYENIDEKLKKALHLSYDRIKAYHEKQKPKSWFDTEENGTILGQKVTAVDIAGLYIPGGKAAYPSSLLMNVIPAQVAGVENIVVCTPTPDNEPNELLLAACHLCGVDQVYKVGGASAIAAMAYGTENIPKVDVITGPGNIFVATAKKMVFGDVNIDMIAGPSEIGILADDSANASHLAIDLLSQAEHDEMASSILITPSQKLADEVKIELEAWLLKLPRQEIARKSIEDRGAIIVTSDMDEAIDLMNEIAPEHLEVATASPFEFLPFIKHAGAIFLGHNTPEAIGDYMAGPNHTLPTGGTAKFFSPLGVENFMKKTSIISFSQKAINEVGEECALIANTEGLTAHEQSVRVRLKK, from the coding sequence ATGATTTTCACAGATTCAAAAAGTAGTAACTTTAGAGCTGAGTTTGAAGAGCTTTTGCAAAGAGGAAAGATGGATATAGCACATGTTAGTGCTATAGTTGGAAATATCATAAGCGAAATTAGAACTGACAAAAACAAAGCATTAAAAGAGCATATAGCAAAGTTTGACAACTGGACTCCTATAGATGATAATGATCTAAAAATTTCTACAGAGTCTATGAGAACAGCCTATGAGAATATTGATGAAAAACTGAAAAAAGCCTTGCATTTGTCTTATGACAGAATTAAAGCTTACCATGAAAAACAGAAGCCAAAATCTTGGTTTGATACTGAAGAGAATGGAACAATTTTAGGTCAAAAAGTGACTGCAGTTGATATTGCAGGGCTTTATATACCTGGAGGCAAAGCTGCCTATCCATCTTCACTGCTTATGAATGTTATTCCGGCACAAGTTGCAGGAGTTGAAAATATTGTGGTGTGTACACCAACTCCAGACAATGAACCAAATGAGCTTCTGCTAGCGGCTTGTCATCTATGTGGAGTAGACCAAGTTTATAAAGTTGGTGGAGCAAGTGCAATTGCAGCTATGGCTTATGGAACTGAGAATATTCCAAAAGTTGACGTTATAACAGGACCTGGAAATATTTTTGTAGCAACAGCAAAAAAGATGGTTTTTGGTGATGTTAATATAGATATGATAGCAGGGCCAAGCGAGATAGGAATTTTAGCAGATGACAGTGCAAATGCAAGTCACTTAGCGATAGATTTGCTTTCACAAGCTGAACATGATGAGATGGCAAGCTCTATTTTGATTACCCCTTCACAGAAGTTAGCGGATGAGGTGAAAATTGAGCTTGAAGCATGGTTACTAAAACTTCCTCGTCAAGAGATAGCAAGAAAATCTATTGAAGATAGAGGTGCCATAATAGTTACCTCTGATATGGATGAAGCAATTGATTTAATGAATGAGATAGCACCAGAACACTTGGAGGTTGCTACTGCCTCACCTTTTGAGTTTCTTCCATTTATAAAACATGCTGGAGCTATATTTCTTGGACATAATACTCCTGAAGCAATAGGTGATTATATGGCTGGACCAAACCATACTTTACCAACTGGTGGCACAGCTAAGTTTTTCTCCCCACTTGGAGTGGAAAACTTCATGAAAAAGACATCTATTATTTCATTTAGTCAAAAAGCTATTAATGAAGTGGGGGAAGAGTGTGCTCTAATTGCGAATACTGAAGGCTTAACTGCCCATGAGCAATCAGTTAGAGTTAGGCTTAAAAAATAA
- the purC gene encoding phosphoribosylaminoimidazolesuccinocarboxamide synthase: protein MEKRELLYEGKAKRLFLTDDENLVISEFKDDLTAFNGEKKSSEAGKGALNNKISTELFKLLEANGIQTHFVKMLDDNHMLHTKVDVILIEVIVRNIATGSLTRNLGIKDGTILPFTLVEFDYKDDDLGDPKLNDQHALILGLVEHQDELDKLRRMARQINDILKPYFADKGLNLVDFKLEFGKDKSGNIILVDEISPDNCRFWDMESGEKMDKDRFRQGLGGLTVAYEQVLNRILGK from the coding sequence ATGGAAAAAAGAGAATTACTATATGAGGGAAAAGCGAAAAGACTGTTTTTAACAGATGATGAGAATTTAGTCATCTCTGAATTCAAAGATGATTTAACTGCATTTAACGGTGAAAAAAAATCTAGTGAAGCTGGCAAAGGGGCATTGAACAACAAAATCTCTACTGAGCTTTTTAAACTTCTAGAGGCTAATGGTATTCAAACCCACTTTGTAAAAATGCTTGACGACAACCACATGTTGCACACAAAAGTTGATGTTATTCTGATAGAAGTAATTGTACGCAACATTGCAACAGGCAGTCTTACGCGTAATCTTGGTATAAAAGATGGAACAATTCTTCCATTTACTCTAGTGGAATTTGATTATAAAGATGATGATCTTGGCGATCCAAAACTAAATGATCAGCATGCACTTATTTTAGGCCTTGTAGAGCATCAAGATGAGCTAGACAAACTTCGCAGAATGGCAAGACAAATAAACGACATACTTAAGCCATATTTTGCCGATAAGGGATTAAATCTAGTTGATTTTAAACTTGAGTTTGGAAAAGACAAGAGTGGCAATATTATCCTTGTGGACGAGATAAGCCCTGACAACTGCCGCTTTTGGGATATGGAGAGTGGAGAGAAGATGGATAAAGACAGATTCCGTCAAGGTCTAGGTGGCTTAACAGTAGCATACGAACAAGTATTAAATAGAATCTTAGGAAAATAA
- a CDS encoding shikimate kinase yields the protein MPSRNNIILIGFMGVGKGSVAREVVKNSDYIAIDTDDLIESMENKSIKKIFADDGEEYFRVLEHKLSKWLENSVKNTLISTGGGFYKQKNIKDIGIVVFLNSPFDKILKRIKDHPNSASKLKKRPLLSDMKKAKELYDERLPEYLTLADIVIDVTNKSAMDCSKEILKKVKKYA from the coding sequence ATGCCGAGTCGTAACAATATTATATTAATTGGTTTTATGGGGGTAGGAAAAGGTAGTGTTGCCCGTGAAGTTGTTAAGAATTCAGACTACATTGCTATAGATACTGATGACCTTATAGAGAGTATGGAAAATAAAAGCATAAAAAAAATCTTTGCAGACGATGGTGAAGAATACTTCCGAGTTTTAGAGCATAAACTCTCTAAGTGGCTCGAGAATAGTGTTAAAAATACTCTTATATCTACAGGTGGCGGATTTTATAAACAGAAAAATATAAAAGATATTGGAATAGTAGTATTTCTTAACTCTCCTTTTGATAAAATACTAAAACGAATTAAAGATCATCCAAATTCAGCTAGTAAGCTTAAAAAAAGACCACTTTTAAGTGATATGAAAAAAGCAAAAGAATTATATGATGAGCGTTTACCTGAGTACTTGACTTTAGCTGATATAGTAATAGATGTTACAAATAAAAGTGCAATGGACTGTTCTAAAGAGATTTTAAAAAAGGTAAAAAAGTATGCGTAA
- a CDS encoding DUF2231 domain-containing protein produces the protein MIHPAVAHFAVSLPIISLVLGLLYLFRPTEIMSKISTRFIVFAALFVVVAYFTGKEDGSEVYKFLSIEGKELLKEHAQLGMYLAISMTVVALVKFFGCLKNIFKVEILAVLLLAGISAGILSQGKIGGELTYSYGAHVKDHSEGRACLAENSMDDEE, from the coding sequence ATGATACATCCGGCAGTAGCTCATTTTGCAGTATCTCTACCAATCATCTCTTTAGTCTTAGGATTACTTTACCTTTTCAGACCGACAGAAATAATGTCAAAAATATCAACACGCTTTATAGTATTCGCAGCACTTTTCGTCGTTGTAGCATACTTTACAGGTAAAGAAGATGGCAGTGAAGTGTACAAGTTTTTATCTATTGAAGGTAAAGAATTATTAAAAGAGCACGCTCAACTTGGTATGTATTTAGCAATTTCGATGACTGTAGTCGCGTTAGTGAAATTTTTTGGTTGTTTAAAAAATATTTTTAAAGTAGAAATTTTAGCAGTTCTCTTACTTGCAGGAATAAGTGCAGGAATTCTTAGTCAAGGTAAAATTGGTGGTGAGCTTACATACAGCTATGGAGCACATGTAAAGGACCACTCTGAAGGTCGAGCATGCCTTGCTGAAAACAGTATGGATGACGAGGAATAA
- the nrfD gene encoding NrfD/PsrC family molybdoenzyme membrane anchor subunit has product MAAHEILAATNAVVTLDVALPGIVWPWLVTVNTWAKSIGTGVIFMLFMLLRMYPNQAEKLRLPTAIVAFVFINIFLLFTLADLHQPLRMWHIFVYPHWTSAIAIGSFMASGFLGLLTLLIFLGWKKNDVVYDKVLFWTTILAIPVTLYTAALLSQCTARELWQMPAESAQMILAALLSGAAAMILIGGNKLTYEAKQTLGAVLGLSALMAFIIYMSEYVFGPMKAEEVAATLEYIKGDGPYTVMFWLGQWMTYILPMLLIVLSRVSKSESLLKLAAILSLVGLALVKHVWLMIPQLLPMS; this is encoded by the coding sequence ATGGCGGCACATGAAATATTAGCAGCTACAAACGCTGTAGTAACTTTAGATGTAGCATTACCAGGTATAGTTTGGCCTTGGTTAGTTACAGTTAATACATGGGCAAAAAGTATTGGTACGGGTGTTATTTTTATGTTGTTTATGCTTTTGAGAATGTATCCAAACCAAGCAGAAAAATTAAGACTTCCAACTGCTATAGTAGCATTTGTATTTATTAATATTTTCTTATTATTCACACTTGCAGACTTGCACCAACCACTCAGAATGTGGCATATATTTGTTTATCCACATTGGACATCTGCTATTGCTATTGGTTCATTTATGGCTTCAGGCTTTTTAGGTCTGTTGACACTTCTTATATTTTTAGGATGGAAGAAAAATGATGTAGTTTATGATAAAGTTTTATTTTGGACAACGATTCTTGCAATCCCAGTAACACTCTATACAGCAGCACTTCTGTCTCAATGTACAGCTCGTGAACTATGGCAAATGCCAGCAGAATCTGCGCAAATGATTTTAGCTGCGCTGCTTTCTGGTGCAGCAGCTATGATTTTAATTGGCGGAAATAAGCTTACTTATGAGGCTAAACAAACATTAGGCGCAGTTCTTGGTTTAAGTGCATTAATGGCATTTATTATCTATATGTCAGAATATGTATTTGGTCCAATGAAAGCAGAAGAAGTTGCAGCTACTTTAGAATACATCAAAGGTGATGGACCATATACTGTTATGTTCTGGTTGGGTCAATGGATGACTTACATTTTACCAATGTTGCTTATAGTATTAAGTAGAGTAAGTAAAAGTGAAAGTCTTTTAAAACTAGCAGCTATTTTATCACTAGTTGGTCTAGCTTTAGTTAAACATGTATGGCTAATGATTCCACAATTATTACCAATGAGTTAG
- a CDS encoding S41 family peptidase, which yields MKNKKFITLGFASVTVALTILFSTNVFASSKESSAKKEATRLEALAKFTKVISIVEQYNVDDVTIEELMDKALEGMMSNLDAHSNYLKQKDFKNLKVQTNGEFGGLGITVGIKDGALTVIAPIEGTPADKAGLKSGDIILKINKKSTLSMTIDEAVAIMRGKVGEPINITIVREGEAKPIKIDIIRGIITIESVYAKTIGDDIQYIRVTSFDKKVVDDVAKAIRKKAASTKGIILDLRNNPGGLLDQAVGLVDLFVDGGDIVSQKGRKESDNEIYSAKSSNTLTKVPLVVLINGGSASASEIVSGALQDHKRGIIVGQNTFGKGSVQVILPITEDEAIKLTIARYYLPSGRTIQAVGVIPDIEVLPGEVKTRSNEFTLKEADLKKHLEEELEKVDGKEEIKEENKKDSKLIITQDMMNKDMQLKEAANILKALIITKG from the coding sequence ATGAAAAATAAAAAGTTTATAACCCTTGGTTTTGCCTCTGTTACAGTTGCTTTAACCATACTGTTTTCTACAAATGTATTTGCATCGTCAAAAGAGAGTAGTGCGAAAAAAGAGGCTACTAGACTTGAAGCTTTAGCAAAATTTACAAAAGTCATAAGTATTGTTGAGCAGTATAATGTTGATGATGTAACTATTGAAGAGCTAATGGACAAAGCACTTGAGGGTATGATGAGTAACCTTGATGCTCACTCCAACTATCTCAAACAAAAAGATTTTAAAAACTTAAAAGTTCAGACGAATGGTGAGTTTGGTGGTCTCGGGATTACTGTCGGCATAAAAGATGGCGCTCTTACTGTTATAGCTCCTATTGAAGGAACTCCTGCAGATAAAGCCGGTTTAAAGTCTGGTGACATAATTTTAAAAATCAACAAAAAATCTACTCTAAGTATGACCATCGATGAAGCGGTTGCTATTATGCGCGGAAAAGTTGGTGAACCAATCAACATAACTATAGTTAGAGAAGGTGAAGCAAAACCTATTAAAATAGACATTATAAGAGGCATTATTACAATTGAGTCTGTATATGCAAAGACAATAGGTGATGATATTCAATATATTAGAGTTACAAGCTTTGACAAAAAAGTTGTTGATGATGTAGCTAAAGCAATCAGAAAAAAAGCTGCATCTACAAAAGGGATTATTCTTGATTTAAGAAATAACCCAGGTGGACTTCTCGATCAAGCTGTCGGACTTGTTGATCTATTTGTTGATGGTGGAGATATAGTTTCTCAAAAAGGAAGAAAAGAATCAGACAATGAAATCTACTCTGCAAAATCTTCAAATACTTTAACTAAAGTACCGTTGGTTGTTTTAATAAATGGCGGAAGTGCGAGTGCTAGTGAAATTGTAAGTGGTGCCCTTCAAGATCACAAACGTGGCATTATTGTTGGTCAAAATACATTTGGAAAAGGTAGTGTGCAAGTTATACTTCCAATAACAGAGGATGAGGCAATAAAACTTACAATTGCAAGATACTATCTTCCAAGTGGTCGAACAATTCAAGCTGTCGGCGTAATTCCTGATATAGAAGTTTTGCCTGGTGAAGTTAAAACTCGCAGCAATGAGTTCACACTAAAAGAAGCTGATTTGAAAAAACACTTAGAAGAAGAGTTAGAGAAAGTTGATGGTAAAGAAGAGATAAAAGAAGAGAATAAAAAAGATTCTAAACTTATCATAACGCAAGACATGATGAATAAAGACATGCAGCTAAAAGAAGCCGCAAATATTTTAAAAGCACTAATAATAACAAAAGGATAA